CAGAATATGATTGTCTTGGACGGCACGGACATGAGAAAATCCCGGTAAACTGGCAATAACATGCGCCGTCGCATCACTTGGGTCATAAATGATGTCATCAGGATTGGCTTTGACAATTTGCTTCGGCGTCAGTATAGGATAGGCCGTATGAGCAAATTGATCAGCAATATTTTTCCCTCCAGCCATTGTAATGAGGTTGTTGAGATAACTATTGGGTCCCGCGGAATATAATTGTCCCAAATCCAAAAAGACGGTGGGAGTATGATGGATATTTTTGCGCACGAGGCGCTGAAGAGTATTTAATTCGGTTTTTAACTGGGAAATTAACGTTTTGGCCTGTTGCGTTCGACCCGTGGCTATTCCAACAATTTGAATATCATGATAGACGCCGTTTATATTTTGCGGGCTTAAAATGATAACGGGGATGTGAAAGTGTTGTAGAGCGGATAATCCCTTAATGCCGGGAATCGCAAGCACTAAATTGGGCTTCGTCGCCACGATTTGCTGGATATTGATGGAGGGGAAAGACGAACCGATATTGTGGAGCCCCTTCAATTCGCTTGCCCATGGAGGCGGCGCGTACTCAAATGTCATGGTATCGGTGCCCACAATCTCATTTTTGAGTCCCAAGTCTAAAGCGATTTCAGTATTACTTGGGGCAATCGTGACGATGCGGGTGGCTTTATGCGGGAGAATAACAGTACGTCCAGTATCATCCGTTATCGTAATTCTATGGACTTCGGCCGATTTCACGTGGGTTACAGTCTGTCCACAGCCCGCCAAGAGACCAAGGCTAAGACCGAGCCCCAATACCTTTAGGACTCTTGCAAAACGGTTCAACATGTTTTCTCCTTTAGACTGATACTCTTGATGAAATTACACAATGTTTCCGTCCAGGACCTTTGCCATAATGAGAGTGTATGATGATGCGCTCTCATTGACAAGGTAAAACTCGGTCAGGACTCAATTTGTAAATTTCGGGAATATTGTAGAACAAGTGGGGGCATTTTCCAAACGAGGCACATCTAAGGAGGTTGTGACGATGGATCATCCTAAAGACATCAACGACTATACTGAACGCGTATTATGGTCCTTATGGTACCGGCGCCGGGCGGTGACAATCGGGACTATCTGTGGGGATGCTCGTCTCGAACCCCACATTGTTACCCCGATTCTTGAACGCTTGGCAGCGAAAAAATGGATCGAAGTGTATCACACCGCAGGACAGCCTTCGTTGTATTTTTGGGCACGGCCTAAAGATCAGGACATGATTAAAACAGCGGAATTAATGCACCGCTTGCTTTGGGATCTGCCATTAAACCATCACGATGTGCTATAAAAGACTTATAGTGCGTAAGAGTGGAGTCATGATGGTTAATCTAATCTAAGTCGCACTCTTCTTCCCGGGCATTACACAGCGGCGAGAAAATGATGACCCAGCGTCCATTATCAAACCACCGTAGCAGCAGTTGCCCGGTATTCGGTACCCAAATATGGCGGGCAGCCGGTCCATGGGCTTCCAAAATAACGAGCAGGGCCCCTTTAATACAATCAGCGTGTGTTGCTGCTACGGTTAAGGTACTGGGCTCACAAGTTTGAAGGAACTGCGAGAGCGCGGACAACACACGCTGACCCACGGTCATGATACTTTCTCCGCCGGGAGGGGGATTATTCTCCGGATCTTGCCGCCATGCCTGGAAAGCAGGGGAATTGGCGTTTTCTAAATCTTTCAGTCGGTGACCATCCCACTGTCCTAAATCAACTTCTGCCAAGTCATCCAAGATGACGGGATCAATCTGATGGATCCGTGCCAAGGGCAGAATGGTTTGCCTGGCGCGTAACAAAGGACTCGTGACAATATAGCGAATGGGAGCATTGAGCAATTGCCGAGCGAGTCGCTCGGCCTCTAAAGAACCGGCGGGAGTTAAGGGTGGGTCCCATGTGCGGCACGCGAAGCGGCCTACTGCATTGGCTTCACTTTCACCATGCCGGACCAATAATACATCAGCGTATGAGGGCAACAGAAAACCTCCTGTGAGAAATAGTTGAGCACAACGGACTAGGCGCTTTTTATCTTACTGAAATTCCGAAGTCATGGGGAGAATTTATTGCGCTCTCGCAAATTTGTCAATCATCCACAAAATTGCACCAAGCACCGAATTCATGATAGGCTGAAAAGGAACACACACAGTCCTTTGTACATATAGTACGCTAGGGCTTAGTGGAATCAATTGAATTAATCGCCAAATCGTGTGCAAACACGAACGGGGGACCCAATTTTCGGGGCGTACGTAAGGGGGCAGCTTTCCGCCCTAGCCCGTCAGCTTACCTCGTCGGCATGGAAAGCTTGGACAGTTGCCCGGGCTCGTCCCGGTTTTTTTATCGATTTGGTGATTTTTCGATTGATAGGAGATGAGAACCTCAGTTTTTAAGGAGGTACGCTTTATGGGTTATTCATGGGTGACGCCTGAGAAGGAACAAAAAAATGGCGTGGTGAGTCAAACGCCAGAAGGCCTGACGGGGGCGATGCAAAAAAAACCGTATAAAGGTTACGTTCCCTGGTTAGTGGCGGTCCTGGTCATTGTGGTATGGTGGTTAATTTCCGCTCTTCACTGGGTTTCATCCACAGCCCTCC
The Sulfobacillus thermosulfidooxidans DNA segment above includes these coding regions:
- a CDS encoding ABC transporter substrate-binding protein is translated as MLNRFARVLKVLGLGLSLGLLAGCGQTVTHVKSAEVHRITITDDTGRTVILPHKATRIVTIAPSNTEIALDLGLKNEIVGTDTMTFEYAPPPWASELKGLHNIGSSFPSINIQQIVATKPNLVLAIPGIKGLSALQHFHIPVIILSPQNINGVYHDIQIVGIATGRTQQAKTLISQLKTELNTLQRLVRKNIHHTPTVFLDLGQLYSAGPNSYLNNLITMAGGKNIADQFAHTAYPILTPKQIVKANPDDIIYDPSDATAHVIASLPGFSHVRAVQDNHILAMPEPSYIDEPSPAIAMGLAELIHLLHPHVMLPNNLLKDF
- a CDS encoding histidine phosphatase family protein yields the protein MPSYADVLLVRHGESEANAVGRFACRTWDPPLTPAGSLEAERLARQLLNAPIRYIVTSPLLRARQTILPLARIHQIDPVILDDLAEVDLGQWDGHRLKDLENANSPAFQAWRQDPENNPPPGGESIMTVGQRVLSALSQFLQTCEPSTLTVAATHADCIKGALLVILEAHGPAARHIWVPNTGQLLLRWFDNGRWVIIFSPLCNAREEECDLD